A portion of the Bactrocera neohumeralis isolate Rockhampton chromosome 2, APGP_CSIRO_Bneo_wtdbg2-racon-allhic-juicebox.fasta_v2, whole genome shotgun sequence genome contains these proteins:
- the LOC126759898 gene encoding protein toll, which translates to MLQHIAAASSGCFATPRQRFTTQQCFVYALALLIAVCQLPTATVAVFSQKNCRDLGANSHCQCSTMPSRYEIQCPPMDFNHKFTVLISPGEHVQIDCGRVDAREYNLLPSMSIGDSKIVQIRQCPLPGHDPIARLFEHLGITKVNYLMFESGELGANLTRHHLSDLKNLAHLRFSSNSLTHMPEDLFADLGNLNWLDLRSNNVNLTEKLFEPLKNLTFLELGHNNLKTLPRGIFKNQQKLLHLNLWGNQLRNLTKDVFEDATSLTDIDLSANNIESFAPDVFQPLTQLGSLYISANHIRELPFGLFSNTKNLTEFRLINNRVALIALPPQLFANLPHLKEVRLSCELESVPEDLFENSNKLANLTLNDNMLTTLPAQLLRDQHELYDLDLSHNRLQTLPDGLFQNTKKLVELKLSHNQLREISSELFNPLVNLEVLLLDNNNLLTINIYAFRDTANLKFLDLENNQIDLAEAHAAILEPTAYSNSEFDANSPFQFLYKLQQLNLRNNSIMYIFNDWKTQLLELQKLDLSYNNITIFHDQDLQFLSKYPVEVNLTHNLIHEINFNTIQIMDAPFANRLVRIDLNDNPLHCDCLMLPFLKFIFNEFKDKFENKIELLTSNLQCEGPTPLQGKHMQELSYMELLCPLDDSASSEKRCPRGCDCWVRPHDYMLLVNCSNGNLTRLPALPHEPLLKGIVLFVENNNLMRLPLNSTTGYADVKQLHAARNQLRAIEANNLPAGLQYLDLRHNMLQRLNDSVLDYLNDSSTMEALLLSHNAWRCDCGTRPLLEFTQSATVLQKLKVRDFNQMRCAVDPMKPQQVQWFKDISVADICPTQMGLIIAMGISIALLGLLIGICVALFYKYNQEIKVFLYAHNWCLWFVTEEELDKDKKYDAFVSYSHKDEAFIADYLVPQLEHGPIPFKLCIHVRDFIVGGCIPDQIIRSVDESRRTIVVLSQNFIESVWARMEFRAAHQSALNEKRNRLIVIIYSDIENIENLDSELQAYLKTNTYLKWGDPYFWDKLRYAMPHPSRKNTGGLEKTAMKSSVDDKLELIKPSPVTPSPTTPPAMAAKNPLIAHLNGGTPQTAIIIPNGKMTNGMTPNYHMNGKTQNGHINGAFIINTNAKQSDV; encoded by the exons ATGCTTCAACACATAGCGGCCGCCAGCAGCGGGTGTTTCGCCACGCCGCGTCAACGCTTTACCACGCAGCAATGCTTCGTGTACGCACTCGCCTTACTCATCGCCGTGTGTCAACTGCCGACTGCCACGGTAGCCGTTTTCTCACAGAAAAACTGCCGCGACTTGGGCGCCAACTCGCATTGTCAGTGCTCGACGATGCCCTCACGCTACGAAATCCAATGCCCGCCCATGGACTTCAATCACAAATTCACCGTACTAATCAGCCCGGGCGAACACGTACAGATCGATTGCGGTCGCGTCGATGCACGCGAATACAATCTGCTGCCGAGCATGTCCATAGGCGATAGCAAAATCGTACAGATCCGTCAGTGTCCGCTGCCCGGTCATGATCCCATAGCGCGCCTCTTTGAACATTTGGGCATAACAAAGGTGAATTATTTGATGTTCGAAAGCGGTGAGTTGGGCGCCAATTTGACGCGTCACCATCTCAGTGACCTCAAGAATTTGGCGCATCTGCGGTTTAGCTCGAATAGTTTGACACACATGCCGGAGGACTTGTTCGCCGATTTGGGTAATTTGAATTGGTTGGATTTGCGTTCGAATAATGTCAATTTGACGGAGAAACTTTTCGAACCACTCAAGAATTTGACATTCCTCGAATTGGGtcataataatttgaaaactcTGCCGCGTGGCATATTCAAGAATCAGCAAAAGCTCTTGCATCTTAATTTGTGGGGCAATCAATTGCGCAATCTGACGAAAGATGTATTCGAAGATGCCACTTCGCTCACCGACATCGATTTGAGCGCGAATAATATTGAGTCGTTTGCGCCGGATGTCTTTCAACCGTTAACACAGCTCGGTAGTCTTTATATAAGTGCGAATCATATAAGAGAATTGCCATTTGGACTCTTCTCCAATACGAAAAATTTGACGGAATTCCGTTTGATCAACAATCGCGTGGCGCTTATCGCACTGCCACCACAGCTTTTTGCCAACTTGCCGCACTTGAAGGAGGTGCGTTTGAGTTGCGAACTGGAGAGCGTGCCCGAAGATCTGTTCGAGAACTCAAACAAGTTGGCGAATCTCACGCTGAATGACAACATGTTGACCACACTACCCGCGCAACTGCTGAGAGATCAACATGAATTGTACGATCTGGATCTGTCGCATAATCGACTACAAACACTACCCGATGGGCTCTTCCAGAACACGAAAAAACTTGTGGAACTTAAACTGTCACACAATCAGCTACGCGAAATCTCAAG CGAGCTTTTCAATCCGCTGGTCAACCTCGAGGTACTGCTGCTGGACAACAATAATTTGCTAACAATCAACATTTATGCCTTCCGTGACACAGCCAACTTGAAGTTTTTGGATTTGGAGAACAATCAAATCGATCTCGCCGAAGCACATGCCGCCATTCTAGAGCCCACGGCATACTCCAACTCTGAGTTCGATGCGAATTCGCCATTCCAATTTCTCTACAAGCTGCAACAGCTCAATTTGCGCAACAACTCCATCATGTACATCTTCAATGACTGGAAGACACAGCTGCTCGAACTGCAGAAACTCGACCTCAGCTACAATAACATCACCATATTCCATGACCAAGACCTGCAGTTCCTCAGCAAATATCCTGTCGAAGTGAATCTCACACATAATCTCATACACGAAATCAACTTCAATACAATCCAAATCATGGATGCGCCTTTCGCAAACCGCCTGGTACGCATAGACCTCAACGACAACCCGCTGCACTGCGATTGCCTTATGCTGCCCTTCTTGAAGTTTATCTTCAACGAGTTCAAAGACAAGTTCGAGAATAAAATTGAGTTGCTGACTTCGAATTTGCAGTGTGAAGGCCCGACTCCACTGCAGGGTAAACATATGCAAGAGCTGAGTTACATGGAGCTGCTGTGTCCATTGGATGACAGCGCCTCCAGCGAAAAGCGTTGTCCACGCGGCTGCGACTGTTGGGTGCGTCCGCATGACTATATGTTGCTGGTGAATTGCTCCAACGGCAATTTGACACGCTTGCCCGCACTCCCACACGAACCACTACTCAAAGGCATCGTGTTGTTTGTGGAGAACAACAATCTTATGCGACTGCCGCTTAACAGCACGACGGGGTACGCTGATGTGAAGCAACTACATGCCGCCCGCAATCAGTTGCGTGCCATCGAAGCCAACAACTTGCCAGCGGGTCTGCAATACTTGGATCTGCGCCACAACATGCTGCAGCGCCTCAATGATAGCGTACTGGATTACCTGAACGACAGCAGCACAATGGAAGCGCTTTTACTCTCGCACAATGCGTGGCGCTGCGACTGTGGAACGAGACCGCTGCTTGAGTTCACACAGAGTGCCACCGTACTGCAGAAGCTGAAGGTGCGTGACTTCAATCAGATGCGTTGTGCGGTGGATCCAATGAAGCCGCAGCAGGTGCAATGGTTCAAAGACATATCTGTCGCCGATATCTGTCCAACACAAATGGGTTTGATAATAGCTATGGGCATCAGCATTGCATTGCTGGGTCTGTTGATCGGCATCTGCGTAGCGCTCTTCTACAAATACAATCAGGAGATTAAAGTTTTCCTCTATGCGCACAACTGGTGTCTGTGGTTCGTTACGGAGGAAGAATTGGACAAGGATAAGAAGTACGATGCTTTCGTCTCCTACTCACACAAAGATGAAGCATTCATCGCCGACTATCTCGTGCCGCAATTGGAGCACGGTCCAATACCATTCAAGCTGTGCATACATGTACGTGATTTCATTGTTGGTGGCTGTATACCCGATCAGATTATACGCTCGGTAGATGAATCCAGACGCACCATTGTCGTGTTGTCACAAAACTTTATCGAATCCGTGTGGGCGCGTATGGAATTCCGTGCCGCTCATCAGTCGGCGCTCAATGAGAAACGCAATCGTTTGATTGTCATCATTTACAGTgacattgaaaatattgaaaatttggatAGCGAACTGCAAGCATACCTGAAGACGAACACCTATCTGAAATGGGGCGATCCATACTTCTGGGATAAACTGCGCTATGCCATGCCACATCCGAGCAGAAAGAACACAGGTGGCTTGGAGAAGACCGCCATGAAGAGTTCTGTTGACGATAAACTAGAACTCATCAAACCATCACCCGTAACACCCTCACCCACTACACCACCCGCCATGGCGGCGAAAAATCCACTCATCGCACATCTGAACGGTGGCACGCCACAAACAGCGATCATTATACCCAATGGCAAGATGACGAACGGCATGACGCCCAACTATCACATGAATGGCAAGACACAGAATGGACATATTAACGGCGCTTTCATTATCAACACAAATGCCAAGCAGAGTGATGTATAG